In Gammaproteobacteria bacterium (ex Lamellibrachia satsuma), a single genomic region encodes these proteins:
- a CDS encoding DUF748 domain-containing protein, with protein sequence MTVDSLKKIITARLKSRRFLAVTGGFTLLIIGVLVFIPFGIQMGISSYMLDHGIRKVEIEDVDFNPFSGRFHLRGLSAIGEGERRVELKHCSAEIVWHFLFSRRARLRMVEVDGLQLGMEQKAEGVVHFGGIVIRTLGGEAMGGEGEPWGFAIDQLKIVNTTVKYTNGDFNSELAIDRLRLEDVVSWKPQRTARFNLSGKLNQVPLMLAGESRPFVDEPWVSGQLELAQILLDPIQTLVSESVPRLKGKLTIDSAFKVELKPEGRFHWSTNGNLGTDALQLMTPWVEVADKSTRWDGTIQGGWSSAAGLELDLDGSLNHQMTEVDLPNPVMKIASGATRWKGRVQLTQGPQGLHLQVFGDLGLQQTKMDGRASDLGEAATEAVEISGLDLKLAIDKAGQLELSNRAKVMTSQLQLSDPQNALSLEKMNWQGDVALKGQALKVEGDMDLGHLLINSASEQQAQIAVAALKLGKLRFKMDRNEAGGLQLSNHSDLRVDGVDLSIPQGAVQLAGVLWSGDFSLDQPDPQMAALTLITEGRLGLKSLEGNLPDPGMALANEQFEWNGRFALQTGDEAPVVTAAGSSQLDGINFRDTRSQVVLFSLEQLKMTEVAITEGNRLAMTETAFKGLELSAPVEQEGERILFTESIHLRDWSFSMEDGLIIKQIEKQGIEKTLRRSGKGHWNVVVFQELMTELLTGEAGKIDAEAQPAVSIQEVEQKLEETEEKPAQPEQKIEGAVEMPLPIVIDQIVWQGENKIHVRDDFVDPPFAMTTIIEAFEVEGIDSTQPEKLTSLNLNANLGRHTRFTLDAEYTPFYRPPSGHVKGKIDAFELPKVSPYSGDTIGYNMDSGELDLTMDFNLDKGQIAADNKIEINRLEVSPVSDEKAQKLTAKISMPLDTALGILEDKNDNIVLNIPVSGEMGNLQIDPSDVISIALGKAIKTGALATLGAAFFPYGTAIAIATHLADSNSAIRLDPVAFAAASGELEGEHRKYLQKVAEVLKSRPGIAIKLCGFATEADRVEFDRRSQEAWQTKVDAAKAEAAKAEAAKAEAAKADTTKVAVKDDKSTVKDGKKTKKTKKAIKLPPKPKPVTNEKLLELARQRAESVEDFLVSKHAVDPSRTAVCRPELDKDAKAAPRVDVLI encoded by the coding sequence ATGACCGTTGACTCGCTAAAAAAAATCATAACCGCCAGGCTGAAATCGAGGCGTTTTTTGGCTGTAACGGGTGGGTTCACGCTGCTCATCATTGGTGTACTCGTCTTTATCCCGTTTGGCATACAAATGGGCATCAGCAGCTATATGCTCGATCATGGGATACGAAAGGTGGAGATCGAGGATGTCGATTTCAATCCCTTTAGCGGCCGTTTCCATCTGCGTGGACTCTCCGCCATAGGAGAGGGAGAACGACGTGTGGAGTTGAAGCATTGCAGCGCGGAGATTGTCTGGCATTTCCTCTTCAGTCGCCGCGCCCGGCTTCGTATGGTTGAAGTCGATGGCCTGCAGCTCGGCATGGAGCAGAAGGCGGAGGGCGTGGTGCACTTTGGCGGTATCGTGATACGCACCCTTGGCGGCGAGGCCATGGGTGGAGAGGGAGAGCCTTGGGGATTTGCGATTGATCAATTGAAGATTGTCAACACGACGGTCAAGTATACCAACGGCGATTTTAACAGCGAACTGGCGATCGATCGTCTCCGGCTTGAAGATGTGGTGAGTTGGAAACCTCAACGCACAGCTCGATTCAACCTCTCCGGCAAGCTCAATCAGGTGCCTCTTATGCTAGCGGGGGAGAGCCGGCCGTTTGTTGACGAACCTTGGGTTTCGGGACAATTGGAGCTGGCCCAGATTTTACTGGATCCGATTCAGACGTTGGTCTCGGAGAGTGTGCCCCGGTTAAAAGGCAAGTTAACCATCGACAGCGCCTTCAAAGTCGAACTTAAACCGGAAGGTCGATTCCACTGGAGTACCAATGGCAACCTGGGCACGGATGCTCTCCAGCTAATGACGCCTTGGGTTGAGGTGGCAGACAAATCGACCCGATGGGACGGCACCATACAGGGTGGTTGGTCCTCTGCGGCAGGATTGGAACTGGATCTGGACGGCAGTCTCAATCATCAAATGACCGAGGTGGATCTACCCAACCCTGTAATGAAGATAGCGAGTGGTGCAACCCGTTGGAAGGGGAGGGTTCAACTGACTCAGGGTCCTCAAGGCCTGCATCTGCAGGTGTTTGGGGATCTCGGATTGCAGCAGACGAAAATGGATGGCCGTGCCTCTGATTTGGGAGAGGCGGCTACAGAGGCGGTAGAGATCAGCGGTTTGGACCTCAAACTTGCCATTGATAAGGCGGGACAGCTTGAACTCTCCAATCGGGCCAAGGTGATGACAAGTCAGCTGCAGCTTTCTGATCCGCAGAATGCCCTCTCACTGGAAAAGATGAACTGGCAGGGAGATGTGGCGCTGAAAGGCCAGGCGCTCAAGGTCGAAGGGGATATGGATTTGGGTCACCTGCTGATCAACAGTGCGAGTGAACAGCAGGCGCAGATTGCGGTTGCTGCCCTGAAACTCGGCAAGCTGCGGTTTAAGATGGACAGAAATGAGGCGGGGGGACTGCAGCTCTCGAATCACAGCGATCTGCGGGTGGATGGGGTGGACCTCTCCATTCCACAGGGGGCGGTGCAGTTGGCGGGGGTGCTTTGGTCAGGAGATTTCTCTCTGGATCAACCTGATCCGCAGATGGCAGCCCTGACATTGATAACAGAGGGCCGCCTGGGGTTGAAATCACTTGAGGGAAATCTGCCTGATCCGGGAATGGCGCTGGCCAATGAGCAGTTTGAGTGGAATGGCCGATTTGCGCTGCAGACCGGCGATGAAGCGCCGGTTGTCACTGCAGCGGGTAGTTCACAACTCGATGGCATCAACTTTCGCGACACCCGCAGTCAAGTGGTCTTGTTTTCCTTGGAGCAGCTGAAGATGACGGAGGTGGCCATAACCGAGGGTAACCGCCTGGCCATGACAGAGACCGCTTTCAAAGGGCTGGAACTCTCTGCGCCCGTAGAGCAGGAGGGAGAACGTATCCTGTTCACTGAATCGATCCATCTCCGTGACTGGTCATTTTCGATGGAGGACGGATTAATCATAAAACAGATCGAAAAACAGGGCATTGAAAAGACCCTGAGAAGATCCGGAAAGGGGCACTGGAATGTTGTCGTCTTCCAGGAGCTGATGACTGAGCTGTTGACGGGAGAGGCAGGCAAGATCGATGCCGAAGCACAGCCTGCGGTTTCGATTCAGGAAGTCGAGCAGAAACTGGAGGAGACCGAAGAAAAACCGGCGCAGCCTGAGCAGAAAATAGAGGGGGCTGTCGAAATGCCGCTGCCGATTGTGATCGATCAGATCGTCTGGCAGGGGGAGAATAAAATCCATGTGCGGGACGATTTTGTCGATCCTCCCTTTGCCATGACGACAATCATCGAAGCTTTCGAGGTAGAGGGAATAGACAGTACCCAACCGGAGAAGCTGACCAGTCTCAATCTTAACGCCAATCTTGGCAGGCACACCCGTTTCACATTGGATGCTGAGTACACACCTTTTTATCGCCCTCCCAGCGGTCATGTTAAAGGTAAGATCGATGCGTTTGAGCTGCCTAAGGTCTCCCCTTATTCAGGAGACACCATAGGTTACAACATGGATAGCGGCGAGTTGGATCTGACCATGGACTTCAATCTCGACAAGGGACAGATTGCGGCGGACAACAAGATTGAAATCAACAGGCTTGAGGTTTCTCCGGTGAGTGACGAAAAGGCGCAGAAACTCACTGCAAAGATCTCCATGCCGCTGGATACCGCCCTCGGCATACTGGAGGATAAAAACGACAATATCGTATTGAATATTCCCGTCTCCGGGGAGATGGGTAATCTCCAGATAGACCCCAGCGATGTGATTTCGATTGCGTTGGGTAAGGCTATCAAGACGGGTGCGCTGGCCACGCTTGGCGCAGCATTTTTTCCCTATGGAACGGCGATAGCAATTGCCACACATTTGGCAGACAGCAATTCGGCGATCCGCCTGGATCCGGTCGCTTTTGCAGCAGCCTCCGGGGAGTTGGAAGGTGAACATCGAAAATATCTGCAAAAGGTGGCTGAAGTGCTGAAGTCACGCCCGGGCATCGCCATTAAGCTATGTGGTTTTGCCACAGAAGCAGATCGAGTCGAGTTTGATCGTCGGAGTCAGGAGGCGTGGCAGACCAAGGTTGATGCGGCCAAGGCAGAAGCGGCCAAGGCAGAAGCGGCCAAGGCAGAAGCGGCCAAGGCAGATACGACAAAAGTTGCAGTAAAAGACGATAAATCTACAGTAAAAGATGGCAAAAAGACGAAAAAGACGAAAAAGGCGATCAAGCTGCCCCCCAAGCCCAAGCCCGTCACAAACGAGAAGTTGCTGGAGTTGGCGCGCCAGAGGGCAGAATCGGTGGAGGATTTTCTGGTCAGCAAGCATGCTGTCGATCCCAGCCGGACTGCCGTGTGTCGTCCGGAGTTGGATAAGGATGCGAAGGCAGCGCCCCGTGTGGATGTTTTGATCTAA
- a CDS encoding sigma-54-dependent Fis family transcriptional regulator, which produces MNIQNQTMLGAAPEFQTVLRAARIVAATDATVLVTGESGTGKELLANALHRYSRRSDKAFVTVNCAALPEHLAESELFGHRKGAFTDAVQDEMGKVKAADGGTLFLDEVGELPHSIQSKLLRFIDSGECQAVGYPKAEKLNVRVIAATNRDLGKAVKEGSFRQDLYYRLYVVPLELPALRERPGDVELLFNRLTEELSDQYSLDAPNYSRSVLKVLRRYSWPGNVRELKNFCERMLILFSGRAVQPENLPREFRHEVIPQSQQRGDFVLPAAGLNMDELEANLIRQALSRTLGNRSKAARMLGLSRDTLLYRIKKYAIES; this is translated from the coding sequence ATGAATATTCAGAATCAGACCATGCTAGGGGCAGCACCAGAGTTTCAGACGGTGCTGCGTGCAGCCAGAATCGTTGCCGCCACAGACGCTACTGTGCTGGTGACCGGTGAGAGCGGTACCGGCAAGGAGTTGCTGGCTAACGCGTTACACCGCTACAGTCGGCGTTCCGATAAGGCCTTCGTGACCGTCAACTGCGCGGCTCTGCCGGAGCATCTGGCTGAGTCGGAGCTTTTCGGCCATCGCAAGGGTGCTTTTACCGATGCGGTTCAGGACGAAATGGGCAAGGTGAAAGCGGCTGATGGTGGTACGCTTTTTCTGGATGAGGTGGGGGAACTGCCCCACTCGATTCAATCGAAGCTGCTGCGGTTTATCGATTCGGGTGAGTGTCAGGCCGTGGGTTACCCTAAGGCTGAAAAACTGAATGTCCGGGTGATTGCCGCGACAAACAGGGATCTTGGCAAGGCGGTAAAAGAGGGCAGTTTTCGTCAGGATCTCTACTACAGGCTCTATGTCGTTCCCCTGGAACTGCCTGCATTGCGTGAACGTCCGGGTGATGTGGAACTGCTGTTCAACAGGCTGACGGAAGAATTGTCAGACCAGTACAGTCTTGATGCACCAAACTACAGTCGCTCCGTCTTGAAAGTTCTGCGTCGCTACAGCTGGCCGGGAAATGTCCGTGAGCTGAAGAATTTCTGCGAAAGGATGCTGATCCTGTTTAGCGGTCGGGCGGTCCAGCCTGAAAACCTGCCGAGGGAGTTCCGCCATGAGGTGATTCCCCAGTCGCAGCAGCGCGGTGATTTTGTCTTGCCTGCTGCTGGCTTGAATATGGATGAACTGGAAGCCAACCTGATTCGCCAGGCGTTGAGTCGGACACTGGGGAACCGAAGCAAGGCGGCGCGTATGCTTGGACTCAGTCGAGATACTCTGCTGTACCGCATCAAGAAGTATGCAATAGAAAGCTAA
- a CDS encoding FtsX-like permease family protein — protein MIDFFRKQKYLIDFTLASLLRRKGKNFGLLFVYTLIVFMLASVMLFTHALRHEAGIILQQSPEIILQRMVAGRHALMPADYLDRIGRLRGVVEKKGRLWGYFYDPAVKANYTMMVDETKGLSTTETIIGAAIARTRGVGIGDWITFRSHDGEAYSFQVTDILDTVSELVSADLVFLSEKAYRVTFGVPDGYFTDLVLSVRNPREVQKIAEKLSLKLPDTRPILREEVLRTYDSIFSWRQGIVFVLLAGAVLAFVIFAWDKASGLSAEEKREIGILKAVGWETGDVLRMKFWEGAIVSLAAFIIGYLAAYAHVFYGSASLFEPVLKGWAVLYPDFQLTPFIDGMQVATLFFFTVFPYTVATIIPIWQASITDPDAIMR, from the coding sequence GTGATCGATTTTTTCCGCAAACAGAAGTATCTGATCGACTTTACCCTGGCTTCACTGTTACGGCGTAAAGGTAAAAATTTTGGTCTCCTGTTTGTCTATACGCTCATAGTCTTCATGCTTGCCTCTGTCATGCTGTTTACCCATGCGCTGCGACATGAGGCAGGGATCATTTTACAGCAGTCACCGGAGATCATTCTTCAACGCATGGTGGCCGGTCGGCACGCCTTGATGCCTGCGGACTATCTGGATCGCATTGGCCGGTTGCGTGGCGTGGTGGAGAAGAAAGGGCGTCTTTGGGGGTATTTCTACGATCCCGCGGTAAAGGCCAACTACACCATGATGGTGGATGAAACAAAGGGACTTTCCACCACGGAAACGATCATTGGAGCGGCTATCGCACGTACTCGGGGGGTCGGTATCGGAGACTGGATCACTTTCCGCTCCCACGATGGTGAGGCCTACTCCTTTCAGGTGACAGATATACTCGATACGGTGTCGGAACTGGTCAGCGCAGATCTGGTTTTTCTCTCTGAGAAGGCCTATCGGGTCACGTTTGGCGTTCCTGACGGTTACTTTACCGATCTTGTGCTGTCGGTGCGCAACCCGCGAGAGGTTCAAAAGATCGCGGAGAAGCTCTCGCTGAAACTGCCGGATACGCGTCCCATCCTGCGTGAAGAGGTGTTGCGTACCTACGACAGCATCTTCTCCTGGCGCCAGGGCATTGTTTTTGTCCTGTTGGCCGGTGCGGTGCTTGCCTTTGTGATCTTTGCCTGGGACAAGGCGTCTGGTCTCAGCGCGGAAGAGAAGCGGGAGATCGGCATCCTGAAAGCGGTGGGTTGGGAGACCGGAGATGTATTAAGGATGAAGTTCTGGGAGGGGGCCATTGTCTCGCTTGCCGCTTTTATTATTGGGTATCTGGCTGCCTATGCCCACGTCTTTTACGGGTCGGCCAGTCTGTTTGAACCGGTGCTCAAGGGCTGGGCCGTGCTCTATCCCGATTTTCAGCTGACGCCATTTATCGATGGCATGCAGGTGGCAACGCTCTTCTTCTTTACGGTCTTTCCCTACACCGTGGCAACCATCATCCCAATATGGCAAGCCTCGATCACCGACCCCGATGCGATTATGCGGTAG
- a CDS encoding ABC transporter ATP-binding protein: MLIELTDIKKAFNQGRPNEFWAIQGVSLKIEPNKVTCLKGASGSGKTTLLSMIGCLSRPTSGRIQLGDRTISGLPERFLTDIRRHTFGFIFQKFNLIQGLSVLENIMLPAYPLAPDHKVLVESAHRLLDHFNLSSKADNPVEWLSGGEAQRVAICRALINDPKILIADEPTANLDTKLSREFMGLIDELYKSGKTILITSHDPVVFDSPVVNRVVEMCDGLLVQE; encoded by the coding sequence ATGCTCATTGAACTGACTGATATCAAGAAGGCCTTTAACCAGGGCCGGCCAAATGAGTTTTGGGCTATCCAAGGTGTTTCCCTGAAGATTGAACCCAACAAGGTCACCTGTCTTAAAGGGGCGAGTGGTTCCGGTAAGACCACGCTGCTCTCCATGATCGGTTGTCTCTCGCGGCCGACCAGTGGCCGTATTCAGCTTGGGGATCGAACCATCTCCGGTCTGCCGGAACGTTTTCTGACTGATATCAGGCGCCATACCTTTGGTTTTATCTTCCAAAAATTCAATCTGATCCAGGGTCTGAGCGTGCTGGAAAACATCATGCTGCCAGCCTATCCGCTTGCGCCTGACCATAAGGTCTTGGTGGAGTCGGCACACCGTCTGCTGGATCACTTCAACCTGAGCAGCAAGGCCGATAACCCAGTGGAGTGGCTATCTGGTGGCGAGGCCCAGCGGGTGGCGATCTGCCGTGCCTTGATCAATGACCCGAAGATTTTGATTGCGGATGAACCAACGGCTAATCTCGATACAAAACTCTCTCGCGAATTCATGGGTCTGATCGATGAGTTGTACAAATCTGGGAAGACCATTTTGATCACCAGTCACGATCCAGTCGTCTTCGATTCACCAGTGGTGAACCGGGTAGTGGAGATGTGTGATGGTTTGCTTGTGCAGGAGTGA
- a CDS encoding TlpA family protein disulfide reductase has product MNFIQNPQSMRHFTIAVLVLVVLMGCSDESPKLIKGQSMPGFILDRLESGSLDFPNALRGKVVAIRFWADWCPFCESEMKNIEPVYQQNQERGLAILAINVRQDRKTAAAFIRKLNISYDVLLDRDGEVARRYGVIALPTTFIVDRQGNLHTRILGESTPEVFHKIVEELL; this is encoded by the coding sequence GTGAATTTTATCCAGAACCCACAGTCAATGCGTCACTTCACGATAGCTGTTTTGGTATTGGTGGTGTTGATGGGCTGTAGTGATGAATCGCCAAAGCTGATCAAAGGTCAGTCGATGCCTGGTTTTATCCTGGATCGGTTGGAAAGTGGCTCGTTGGACTTTCCGAATGCTTTGCGGGGCAAGGTGGTAGCCATCCGTTTCTGGGCCGACTGGTGTCCTTTCTGTGAATCAGAGATGAAAAATATCGAACCGGTCTATCAACAAAATCAAGAGCGGGGACTGGCCATTTTGGCAATCAATGTGCGGCAGGACCGGAAAACTGCCGCTGCTTTTATCCGCAAGTTGAATATCTCCTACGATGTACTGTTGGATCGGGACGGAGAGGTGGCGCGCCGTTATGGGGTGATTGCACTTCCAACCACTTTCATTGTCGACCGCCAGGGTAATCTGCATACCCGGATACTGGGTGAATCCACGCCGGAAGTCTTCCACAAGATTGTCGAGGAACTGCTGTGA
- a CDS encoding sulfite exporter TauE/SafE family protein, with protein sequence MNGEFTLALAFATGIFGAFHCVGMCGGINGGFFIRYGNFPNLLPVLAFHGARIGVYTLLGVSGALLGQVVVQAGIVGKAQGVLMILAGVLVVILGLNLLDLIGKKRIQQSRKVWFSGDDFINQKQSLPLVVGLFNGFVPCSLVFSVAIKAAASADPLNAGLLMLAFGAGTLPAMAAVSLLGSFIGLKARGSLAKLAGVSVILLGLWTVYEGVTFYNIMRGLANW encoded by the coding sequence GTGAACGGCGAGTTCACCCTTGCGCTTGCTTTTGCCACGGGTATCTTCGGAGCCTTTCACTGTGTCGGCATGTGCGGCGGCATCAATGGTGGATTTTTCATCCGCTATGGCAACTTTCCCAACCTGCTTCCCGTATTGGCATTTCATGGAGCACGTATCGGGGTCTATACCCTTCTTGGTGTCAGCGGTGCTCTGCTTGGGCAGGTGGTGGTGCAGGCAGGTATCGTCGGCAAAGCGCAGGGAGTCCTGATGATTCTTGCCGGTGTATTGGTTGTCATCCTTGGTTTGAATCTGCTGGACCTGATTGGAAAGAAGAGAATACAACAATCCCGGAAAGTGTGGTTTTCAGGAGATGATTTTATAAATCAAAAACAGAGTCTTCCATTAGTTGTCGGTCTGTTCAATGGTTTTGTTCCCTGCAGTCTGGTTTTTTCAGTAGCGATCAAGGCTGCGGCCAGTGCAGATCCACTAAATGCCGGACTGCTGATGTTGGCTTTCGGGGCGGGAACACTGCCCGCCATGGCAGCAGTCAGTCTTCTGGGTTCATTTATTGGTCTAAAAGCGCGGGGTAGTTTGGCAAAACTGGCTGGCGTCAGTGTGATTTTACTCGGGCTATGGACAGTCTATGAGGGGGTGACCTTCTACAACATCATGCGTGGACTGGCCAACTGGTAG
- a CDS encoding twin-arginine translocation pathway signal protein, giving the protein MDRRNMMKMLAAVGLGGLAATATAGQGIGVMVPGKGWVKATGEKCFGDGTPLQFIPKTAPDDNPLENELQKYPKCPYCGMDRTKFHHSRHLVQYDDGLVDGTCSIHCLAISLSLNIDRGPKAIYGADLGSDAKIKPLVEVDKASYLIGAKLKGVMTKKSKKAFASVDAAKAAQKKHGGELGTFDDALRESYLSMAADTVMVRMRRAERRKHMMKMKKNG; this is encoded by the coding sequence ATCGATCGTAGAAATATGATGAAGATGTTGGCTGCCGTCGGTCTCGGTGGTTTGGCCGCTACGGCAACAGCGGGACAGGGCATTGGTGTCATGGTTCCCGGCAAGGGTTGGGTCAAGGCTACCGGTGAGAAATGTTTTGGTGACGGTACGCCACTGCAGTTTATCCCCAAGACGGCACCGGATGATAATCCATTGGAAAACGAGCTGCAGAAATATCCCAAGTGCCCCTACTGCGGCATGGACCGCACCAAGTTTCATCACAGTCGTCATCTTGTGCAGTATGATGATGGCCTGGTGGACGGCACCTGCTCCATTCACTGCCTGGCTATCAGTCTGTCGCTGAACATTGATCGTGGGCCCAAGGCAATCTATGGAGCCGATTTAGGTTCCGATGCCAAGATCAAGCCGCTGGTGGAAGTGGACAAGGCGAGCTACCTGATCGGCGCCAAACTTAAAGGAGTCATGACCAAGAAGAGCAAAAAGGCCTTCGCCTCCGTCGACGCCGCCAAGGCAGCGCAAAAGAAACATGGTGGTGAGTTGGGTACTTTTGATGATGCTCTGCGGGAGTCGTATCTCAGCATGGCTGCGGATACAGTCATGGTTCGCATGCGTCGTGCAGAGCGCCGTAAACATATGATGAAAATGAAGAAAAATGGCTGA
- a CDS encoding nitrous oxide reductase accessory protein NosL: MNIDNRAFPIIILVVMLLAQPAISGPVDLPKPGLTDICPVCGMFVAKYPEWVATVRYKDGHAHHFDGAKDLFKYLLDLPKWAPGHQAENIDSIGVTEYYGLALIDAHEAFYVIGSDVLGPMGHELIPLETKEDAEEFLKDHKGVSIIRFGQVTEEMLIKLDNGIFE; the protein is encoded by the coding sequence ATGAACATTGATAACAGAGCCTTTCCAATAATTATTCTGGTTGTGATGTTGCTGGCACAACCTGCTATTTCAGGACCAGTCGACCTGCCAAAACCTGGCCTGACAGATATCTGCCCAGTATGCGGCATGTTTGTCGCAAAGTATCCTGAATGGGTGGCAACAGTACGCTACAAGGATGGCCATGCGCATCATTTCGACGGTGCAAAAGATCTCTTCAAATATCTGCTGGATTTACCGAAGTGGGCGCCGGGGCACCAAGCTGAAAACATCGATTCAATTGGCGTCACGGAGTATTACGGTTTGGCGCTCATCGATGCGCATGAGGCTTTCTACGTAATCGGTTCAGATGTGTTGGGGCCAATGGGGCACGAGTTGATTCCTCTGGAAACAAAAGAAGATGCGGAGGAGTTTCTGAAGGATCATAAGGGTGTAAGCATTATTCGTTTCGGGCAGGTTACCGAGGAGATGTTGATAAAACTGGATAATGGAATTTTTGAATAA
- a CDS encoding radical SAM protein, translating into MRVLFIYSNHVRDLLPAPPVGLSYVASATQDAGHDVEFVDMLVNERGLQQLRATLEHFQPQVVAISVRNIDNVVHQRLLTHLEVLAQQISLVREVSDAKIVLGGPAISILGCNALSHIDADFAVLGEGESVFPQLLEEMEGEGGYREIPGVCFRESTRIIPAQAQRLPAFGASGMERWISWKRYERLGATWPIQTKRGCPLHCTYCTYPTIEGRRFRKRSPQDVVAEMREVKRVKNPRCFEFIDSVFNSPESYAIELCEEIIRSGLKVNLTTMGVNPRHLSDELLTLMKRAGFNSMMVTPESASDRILDSMRKGFDVEAVRQCAGRVRRSGIPSMWFFMLGAPGETKETAEETVSFVESHLNWKSCLPMFTTGIRILPGTELAEQSFQTGYLPKNMDLAQSVFYFSPAVSEEWLLRRVNQAVSVCPNVVHAAEDPSSSPMTVRAFRLLHMMGVAPPYWRFFSRFLSLSPVHRGRVRQIASGKLQFQLSEAGDS; encoded by the coding sequence ATGCGCGTTCTCTTCATCTACTCAAACCACGTTCGTGATCTCCTGCCCGCGCCGCCGGTCGGGTTGAGTTATGTGGCCAGCGCCACGCAGGATGCTGGGCACGATGTCGAGTTTGTCGACATGCTGGTTAATGAACGTGGCCTGCAGCAACTGCGAGCTACGCTGGAACACTTTCAGCCCCAGGTGGTGGCTATTTCGGTACGTAATATCGATAACGTGGTACATCAGCGCCTATTGACCCACCTGGAAGTATTGGCGCAGCAAATCTCATTGGTCCGGGAGGTCAGCGACGCAAAGATTGTGCTGGGTGGCCCGGCGATATCGATCCTTGGATGCAACGCCCTGAGCCACATCGATGCGGATTTTGCTGTGCTGGGTGAGGGTGAGTCGGTTTTTCCCCAGCTATTGGAAGAGATGGAGGGAGAGGGGGGCTATCGAGAAATTCCCGGTGTCTGCTTTCGGGAATCCACCCGAATTATCCCGGCACAGGCTCAACGTCTACCCGCTTTCGGAGCTTCCGGCATGGAGCGCTGGATCTCCTGGAAACGCTATGAACGCCTGGGCGCAACTTGGCCGATCCAGACCAAGCGGGGATGCCCGCTACATTGTACCTACTGCACCTACCCCACTATCGAGGGCAGGCGTTTTCGCAAGCGTTCTCCACAGGATGTGGTGGCAGAGATGCGGGAAGTGAAAAGGGTGAAAAATCCCCGCTGCTTCGAGTTCATCGACTCGGTCTTCAACTCTCCGGAAAGTTACGCTATCGAACTCTGCGAAGAGATCATCCGTTCGGGTTTGAAGGTGAATTTGACCACCATGGGGGTCAATCCACGCCATCTCTCCGATGAATTACTGACTCTGATGAAGCGGGCTGGATTCAACTCAATGATGGTGACACCGGAGAGCGCGAGTGATCGTATTCTCGACTCCATGCGCAAGGGATTTGATGTCGAGGCAGTCCGCCAGTGTGCCGGGCGGGTGCGACGTTCAGGTATCCCGAGCATGTGGTTTTTCATGCTTGGTGCGCCGGGTGAGACCAAGGAGACTGCCGAGGAGACTGTCTCATTTGTGGAGTCTCATCTGAACTGGAAAAGCTGCCTGCCGATGTTCACCACCGGCATCCGCATACTGCCCGGCACAGAGTTGGCTGAACAGTCGTTTCAGACAGGATATCTGCCCAAGAACATGGATCTTGCTCAATCGGTTTTTTATTTCTCCCCGGCGGTTTCAGAAGAGTGGCTGTTACGCCGGGTGAATCAGGCGGTATCGGTTTGTCCTAATGTTGTCCATGCGGCGGAAGACCCATCCAGCAGCCCAATGACTGTGCGTGCTTTCAGGCTCTTGCACATGATGGGCGTGGCGCCACCTTATTGGCGATTCTTCTCCCGCTTTCTCTCGCTCAGTCCCGTGCATCGAGGCCGGGTGAGACAGATTGCCAGCGGGAAGTTGCAGTTCCAGCTTTCGGAAGCGGGAGACAGTTGA